In one Bactrocera tryoni isolate S06 chromosome 5, CSIRO_BtryS06_freeze2, whole genome shotgun sequence genomic region, the following are encoded:
- the LOC120777589 gene encoding chitinase-like protein PB1E7.04c isoform X1, producing MSTVDLNGSISIMEYRQRQHVVQAGVAPFPGAPTGYPSSGAQVGVANPDNLSMGVAAIKADQVSQMKTESGAQISGSTNAAASTSGVQLYMQQKKTNLPTVTSQFNGCNVSITSPSTVTTTPEVVMNSPLLSGIPAQQHNGGLGIALSNGLSPVLNGYENNHQQMQQQQLKLLHHRSGIHHAHQQPQSQTQSQPSAPTSTPTTTLTITSSQPPPQSIVLSSVLIQNDPELNVTQQQMQQQQQCNANSSSGGSGSGNSTITSISNNSGTVGSTVTATTSNSINSCISNQNQPVNGNSVASGVVSSGDIATTANGASTSSPTITPGNSDDLLGSTHQQQLITGMGGSPAAVGTAATSTTSTSVASGALVSTSTTTNVANTGLLPTIMSTPQMVSGSVDSGSVVSPLVSGASTSQVIACLNAVGVGTSGGIMTSAVSSTPVATSLTSALVPLNQQQQQQTIIDSKNQPKRLHVSNIPFRFRDPDLRAMFGQFGTILDVEIIFNERGSKGFGFVTFANSNDAERARERLHGTVVEGRKIEVNNATARVQTKKVTAVPNVVLTKDGAVPAPALVCVQWPEATVAAAAAMRGVAIHRGHMGVVGGPFNPALAAVAVAAQQQQHHHHHHQAHHHPHHAQQTAHHQLGLQQALQVQSAGGTNQAHAVAAIQTSAAQQQLHSIAHSAAAAANTPQVANAAAAAYAARLGATGAATQSPSAAAAASIAAAANAAAAVNAAGTALHGFTPVYYDPFLAAAAASADPNLRFQAAKPVAEVPAAQPAAILNRRTVTTLNSSPHTINRIPVPQNVLATAPLLKTPLSQAQQAYATAATTYTAVAARAAYGAAAAAAQPALAGYATVAGYATREYADPYLGHGIGPVPGYGATMYRGGFNRFAPY from the exons CACGTGGTGCAGGCCGGTGTTGCGCCATTTCCAGGCGCTCCTACTGGCTACCCATCAAGCGGTGCACAGGTAGGCGTTGCCAATCCTGACAATCTATCTATGGGAGTTGCGGCCATCAAAGCTGACCAGGTGTCACAAATGAAGACTGAGAGTGGAGCGCAGATCTCAGGAAGTACAAATGCAGCCGCGTCAACCTCTGGTGTGCAGCTTTACATGCAACAGAAGAAA ACAAATCTGCCAACGGTGACATCGCAGTTCAACGGCTGCAATGTTTCCATCACATCACCTTCAACAGTAACGACGACGCCAGAGGTAGTTATGAATTCGCCTTTGTTAAGCGGTATTCCGGCGCAACAGCATAATGGCGGACTTGGGATTGCGCTTAGCAATGGATTGTCGCCCGTCCTTAATGGTTACGAAAACAATCACCAACAgatgcaacagcagcaattgAAATTGCTACATCACCGATCTGGTATCCACCATGCGCACCAACAACCACAGTCGCAAACGCAGTCACAACCATCGGCGCCAACGTCGACGCCAACGACAACATTGACGATTACGTCATCACAACCGCCACCGCAAAGTATTGTTCTA TCTTCAGTATTGATCCAAAATGATCCTGAGCTGAATGTTACTcagcaacaaatgcaacaacaacaacaatgcaatgcAAATAGCTCCAGTGGAGGGTCCGGTAGTGGAAACAGCACTATTACGTCGATTTCCAACAATTCTGGAACAGTAGGATCTACAGTCACAGCCACGACTAGCAACAGTATAAATAGTTGCATAAGTAATCAGAACCAACCTGTAAACGGAAACAGTGTAGCCAGTGGAGTAGTCTCGTCAGGGGATATAGCCACTACCGCGAATGGCGCCTCCACATCCTCACCCACCATCACACCTGGAAACTCAGATGATTTGCTAGGAAGCACCCACCAACAACAGCTTATTACTGGAATGGGAGGGAGTCCAGCCGCTGTCGGCACTGCGGCAACCTCTACCACCTCTACGTCAGTTGCTTCCGGAGCACTAGTCTCAACAAGCACTACTACTAATGTCGCCAACACTGGTTTGTTACCTACTATTATGTCCACCCCACAGATGGTTTCCGGCTCAGTTGACTCTGGCTCGGTAGTGTCGCCATTGGTAAGCGGAGCGAGCACTTCTCAGGTCATCGCCTGTCTCAACGCGGTTGGTGTTGGCACAAGTGGTGGAATCATGACTTCTGCCGTATCATCGACTCCAGTTGCCACTAGTCTCACTTCGGCCCTAGTTCCATTaaatcaacagcaacagcaacaaactaTCATTGATTccaaaaatcaaccgaaacgTTTACACGTTTCGAATATTCCATTTCGATTCCGTGATCCTGACCTACGCGCTATGTTTGGG CAATTTGGAACTATATTGGATGTGGAAATCATTTTCAATGAACGCGGCAGTAAG GGCTTTGGCTTTGTAACGTTCGCAAATAGCAACGACGCTGAACGAGCTCGCGAACGTCTTCACGGCACTGTGGTTGAGGGACGTAAAATCGAG GTGAATAACGCTACAGCTCGAGTACAAACCAAAAAAGTAACTGCTGTTCCAAATG TTGTACTGACAAAAGACGGTGCCGTACCGGCCCCAGCTCTAG TGTGTGTTCAATGGCCGGAAG CCACTGTAGCAGCCGCTGCCGCCATGCGAGGCGTAGCAATCCATCGCGGTCATATGGGAGTTGTAGGTGGGCCATTCAACCCCGCTTTGGCCGCTGTTGCTGTAGCcgcacagcagcaacaacatcaccACCACCATCATCAGGCACACCATCATCCACATCATGCGCAACAAACCGCACACCACCAATTAGGATTGCAACAGGCATTGCAAGTGCAATCAGCAGGCGGGACCAACCAAGCTCACGCAGTTGCTGCGATTCAGACCAGCGCTGCTCAACAACAACTGCATTCAATAGCTCATTCAGCGGCCGCTGCAGCCAACACGCCCCAGGTAGCCaacgccgctgctgctgcttatGCTGCACGTTTGGGTGCTACAGGTGCAGCCACTCAATCACCATCCGCTGCAGCTGCTGCATCCATAGCCGCCGCGGCAAATGCAGCAGCTGCAGTCAATGCGGCTGGTACCGCTTTACACGGATTCACACC cGTCTACTACGATCCCTTCCTAGCAGCTGCTGCAGCTTCCGCTGATCCGAATCTGCGATTCCag GCAGCCAAACCGGTCGCAGAAGTTCCAGCCGCACAGCCAGCAGCcatattaaat cGCCGCACTGTGACAACGCTAAACAGTTCCCCACATACGATCAACCGCATTCCGGTACCACAAAACGTTTTG GCTACAGCTCCGCTTCTAAAGACTCCACTGTCACAAGCACAGCAGGCGTACGCAACAGCCGCCACCACATACACAGCGGTGGCCGCTAGGGCGGCATATGGCGCTGCAGCCGCCGCTGCACAGCCGGCTTTAGCCGGTTACGCTACTGTTGCTGG ATATGCAACAAGAGAGTATGCGGACCCCTATTTAGGACATGGAATCGGACCAGTGCCCGGCTATGGT GCAACTATGTATCGTGGTGGATTCAATCGATTTGCACCTTATTAG
- the LOC120777589 gene encoding RNA binding protein fox-1 homolog 2-like isoform X10, translated as MSTVDLNGSISIMEYRQRQHVVQAGVAPFPGAPTGYPSSGAQVGVANPDNLSMGVAAIKADQVSQMKTESGAQISGSTNAAASTSGVQLYMQQKKTNLPTVTSQFNGCNVSITSPSTVTTTPEVVMNSPLLSGIPAQQHNGGLGIALSNGLSPVLNGYENNHQQMQQQQLKLLHHRSGIHHAHQQPQSQTQSQPSAPTSTPTTTLTITSSQPPPQSIVLSSVLIQNDPELNVTQQQMQQQQQCNANSSSGGSGSGNSTITSISNNSGTVGSTVTATTSNSINSCISNQNQPVNGNSVASGVVSSGDIATTANGASTSSPTITPGNSDDLLGSTHQQQLITGMGGSPAAVGTAATSTTSTSVASGALVSTSTTTNVANTGLLPTIMSTPQMVSGSVDSGSVVSPLVSGASTSQVIACLNAVGVGTSGGIMTSAVSSTPVATSLTSALVPLNQQQQQQTIIDSKNQPKRLHVSNIPFRFRDPDLRAMFGQFGTILDVEIIFNERGSKGFGFVTFANSNDAERARERLHGTVVEGRKIEVNNATARVQTKKVTAVPNVCVQWPEGYRLPVTWPFVGAPIGASAIAPMPAGAATAATSLTPGMSPIILATRESTPRRSVYYDPFLAAAAASADPNLRFQAAKPVAEVPAAQPAAILNRRTVTTLNSSPHTINRIPVPQNVLATAPLLKTPLSQAQQAYATAATTYTAVAARAAYGAAAAAAQPALAGYATVAGYATREYADPYLGHGIGPVPGYGATMYRGGFNRFAPY; from the exons CACGTGGTGCAGGCCGGTGTTGCGCCATTTCCAGGCGCTCCTACTGGCTACCCATCAAGCGGTGCACAGGTAGGCGTTGCCAATCCTGACAATCTATCTATGGGAGTTGCGGCCATCAAAGCTGACCAGGTGTCACAAATGAAGACTGAGAGTGGAGCGCAGATCTCAGGAAGTACAAATGCAGCCGCGTCAACCTCTGGTGTGCAGCTTTACATGCAACAGAAGAAA ACAAATCTGCCAACGGTGACATCGCAGTTCAACGGCTGCAATGTTTCCATCACATCACCTTCAACAGTAACGACGACGCCAGAGGTAGTTATGAATTCGCCTTTGTTAAGCGGTATTCCGGCGCAACAGCATAATGGCGGACTTGGGATTGCGCTTAGCAATGGATTGTCGCCCGTCCTTAATGGTTACGAAAACAATCACCAACAgatgcaacagcagcaattgAAATTGCTACATCACCGATCTGGTATCCACCATGCGCACCAACAACCACAGTCGCAAACGCAGTCACAACCATCGGCGCCAACGTCGACGCCAACGACAACATTGACGATTACGTCATCACAACCGCCACCGCAAAGTATTGTTCTA TCTTCAGTATTGATCCAAAATGATCCTGAGCTGAATGTTACTcagcaacaaatgcaacaacaacaacaatgcaatgcAAATAGCTCCAGTGGAGGGTCCGGTAGTGGAAACAGCACTATTACGTCGATTTCCAACAATTCTGGAACAGTAGGATCTACAGTCACAGCCACGACTAGCAACAGTATAAATAGTTGCATAAGTAATCAGAACCAACCTGTAAACGGAAACAGTGTAGCCAGTGGAGTAGTCTCGTCAGGGGATATAGCCACTACCGCGAATGGCGCCTCCACATCCTCACCCACCATCACACCTGGAAACTCAGATGATTTGCTAGGAAGCACCCACCAACAACAGCTTATTACTGGAATGGGAGGGAGTCCAGCCGCTGTCGGCACTGCGGCAACCTCTACCACCTCTACGTCAGTTGCTTCCGGAGCACTAGTCTCAACAAGCACTACTACTAATGTCGCCAACACTGGTTTGTTACCTACTATTATGTCCACCCCACAGATGGTTTCCGGCTCAGTTGACTCTGGCTCGGTAGTGTCGCCATTGGTAAGCGGAGCGAGCACTTCTCAGGTCATCGCCTGTCTCAACGCGGTTGGTGTTGGCACAAGTGGTGGAATCATGACTTCTGCCGTATCATCGACTCCAGTTGCCACTAGTCTCACTTCGGCCCTAGTTCCATTaaatcaacagcaacagcaacaaactaTCATTGATTccaaaaatcaaccgaaacgTTTACACGTTTCGAATATTCCATTTCGATTCCGTGATCCTGACCTACGCGCTATGTTTGGG CAATTTGGAACTATATTGGATGTGGAAATCATTTTCAATGAACGCGGCAGTAAG GGCTTTGGCTTTGTAACGTTCGCAAATAGCAACGACGCTGAACGAGCTCGCGAACGTCTTCACGGCACTGTGGTTGAGGGACGTAAAATCGAG GTGAATAACGCTACAGCTCGAGTACAAACCAAAAAAGTAACTGCTGTTCCAAATG TGTGTGTTCAATGGCCGGAAG GATACCGTTTGCCAGTTACTTGGCCTTTTGTCGGCGCACCAATTGGAGCGTCTGCGATAGCACCAATGCCGGCTGGAgccgcaacagcagcaacatctCTAACCCCTGGAATGTCACCTATTATACTCGCAACTCGAGAATCTACACCGAGACGAAG cGTCTACTACGATCCCTTCCTAGCAGCTGCTGCAGCTTCCGCTGATCCGAATCTGCGATTCCag GCAGCCAAACCGGTCGCAGAAGTTCCAGCCGCACAGCCAGCAGCcatattaaat cGCCGCACTGTGACAACGCTAAACAGTTCCCCACATACGATCAACCGCATTCCGGTACCACAAAACGTTTTG GCTACAGCTCCGCTTCTAAAGACTCCACTGTCACAAGCACAGCAGGCGTACGCAACAGCCGCCACCACATACACAGCGGTGGCCGCTAGGGCGGCATATGGCGCTGCAGCCGCCGCTGCACAGCCGGCTTTAGCCGGTTACGCTACTGTTGCTGG ATATGCAACAAGAGAGTATGCGGACCCCTATTTAGGACATGGAATCGGACCAGTGCCCGGCTATGGT GCAACTATGTATCGTGGTGGATTCAATCGATTTGCACCTTATTAG
- the LOC120777589 gene encoding chitinase-like protein PB1E7.04c isoform X5, which produces MSTVDLNGSISIMEYRQRQHVVQAGVAPFPGAPTGYPSSGAQVGVANPDNLSMGVAAIKADQVSQMKTESGAQISGSTNAAASTSGVQLYMQQKKTNLPTVTSQFNGCNVSITSPSTVTTTPEVVMNSPLLSGIPAQQHNGGLGIALSNGLSPVLNGYENNHQQMQQQQLKLLHHRSGIHHAHQQPQSQTQSQPSAPTSTPTTTLTITSSQPPPQSIVLSSVLIQNDPELNVTQQQMQQQQQCNANSSSGGSGSGNSTITSISNNSGTVGSTVTATTSNSINSCISNQNQPVNGNSVASGVVSSGDIATTANGASTSSPTITPGNSDDLLGSTHQQQLITGMGGSPAAVGTAATSTTSTSVASGALVSTSTTTNVANTGLLPTIMSTPQMVSGSVDSGSVVSPLVSGASTSQVIACLNAVGVGTSGGIMTSAVSSTPVATSLTSALVPLNQQQQQQTIIDSKNQPKRLHVSNIPFRFRDPDLRAMFGQFGTILDVEIIFNERGSKGFGFVTFANSNDAERARERLHGTVVEGRKIEVNNATARVQTKKVTAVPNVVLTKDGAVPAPALVCVQWPEATVAAAAAMRGVAIHRGHMGVVGGPFNPALAAVAVAAQQQQHHHHHHQAHHHPHHAQQTAHHQLGLQQALQVQSAGGTNQAHAVAAIQTSAAQQQLHSIAHSAAAAANTPQVANAAAAAYAARLGATGAATQSPSAAAAASIAAAANAAAAVNAAGTALHGFTPVYYDPFLAAAAASADPNLRFQRRTVTTLNSSPHTINRIPVPQNVLATAPLLKTPLSQAQQAYATAATTYTAVAARAAYGAAAAAAQPALAGYATVAGYATREYADPYLGHGIGPVPGYGATMYRGGFNRFAPY; this is translated from the exons CACGTGGTGCAGGCCGGTGTTGCGCCATTTCCAGGCGCTCCTACTGGCTACCCATCAAGCGGTGCACAGGTAGGCGTTGCCAATCCTGACAATCTATCTATGGGAGTTGCGGCCATCAAAGCTGACCAGGTGTCACAAATGAAGACTGAGAGTGGAGCGCAGATCTCAGGAAGTACAAATGCAGCCGCGTCAACCTCTGGTGTGCAGCTTTACATGCAACAGAAGAAA ACAAATCTGCCAACGGTGACATCGCAGTTCAACGGCTGCAATGTTTCCATCACATCACCTTCAACAGTAACGACGACGCCAGAGGTAGTTATGAATTCGCCTTTGTTAAGCGGTATTCCGGCGCAACAGCATAATGGCGGACTTGGGATTGCGCTTAGCAATGGATTGTCGCCCGTCCTTAATGGTTACGAAAACAATCACCAACAgatgcaacagcagcaattgAAATTGCTACATCACCGATCTGGTATCCACCATGCGCACCAACAACCACAGTCGCAAACGCAGTCACAACCATCGGCGCCAACGTCGACGCCAACGACAACATTGACGATTACGTCATCACAACCGCCACCGCAAAGTATTGTTCTA TCTTCAGTATTGATCCAAAATGATCCTGAGCTGAATGTTACTcagcaacaaatgcaacaacaacaacaatgcaatgcAAATAGCTCCAGTGGAGGGTCCGGTAGTGGAAACAGCACTATTACGTCGATTTCCAACAATTCTGGAACAGTAGGATCTACAGTCACAGCCACGACTAGCAACAGTATAAATAGTTGCATAAGTAATCAGAACCAACCTGTAAACGGAAACAGTGTAGCCAGTGGAGTAGTCTCGTCAGGGGATATAGCCACTACCGCGAATGGCGCCTCCACATCCTCACCCACCATCACACCTGGAAACTCAGATGATTTGCTAGGAAGCACCCACCAACAACAGCTTATTACTGGAATGGGAGGGAGTCCAGCCGCTGTCGGCACTGCGGCAACCTCTACCACCTCTACGTCAGTTGCTTCCGGAGCACTAGTCTCAACAAGCACTACTACTAATGTCGCCAACACTGGTTTGTTACCTACTATTATGTCCACCCCACAGATGGTTTCCGGCTCAGTTGACTCTGGCTCGGTAGTGTCGCCATTGGTAAGCGGAGCGAGCACTTCTCAGGTCATCGCCTGTCTCAACGCGGTTGGTGTTGGCACAAGTGGTGGAATCATGACTTCTGCCGTATCATCGACTCCAGTTGCCACTAGTCTCACTTCGGCCCTAGTTCCATTaaatcaacagcaacagcaacaaactaTCATTGATTccaaaaatcaaccgaaacgTTTACACGTTTCGAATATTCCATTTCGATTCCGTGATCCTGACCTACGCGCTATGTTTGGG CAATTTGGAACTATATTGGATGTGGAAATCATTTTCAATGAACGCGGCAGTAAG GGCTTTGGCTTTGTAACGTTCGCAAATAGCAACGACGCTGAACGAGCTCGCGAACGTCTTCACGGCACTGTGGTTGAGGGACGTAAAATCGAG GTGAATAACGCTACAGCTCGAGTACAAACCAAAAAAGTAACTGCTGTTCCAAATG TTGTACTGACAAAAGACGGTGCCGTACCGGCCCCAGCTCTAG TGTGTGTTCAATGGCCGGAAG CCACTGTAGCAGCCGCTGCCGCCATGCGAGGCGTAGCAATCCATCGCGGTCATATGGGAGTTGTAGGTGGGCCATTCAACCCCGCTTTGGCCGCTGTTGCTGTAGCcgcacagcagcaacaacatcaccACCACCATCATCAGGCACACCATCATCCACATCATGCGCAACAAACCGCACACCACCAATTAGGATTGCAACAGGCATTGCAAGTGCAATCAGCAGGCGGGACCAACCAAGCTCACGCAGTTGCTGCGATTCAGACCAGCGCTGCTCAACAACAACTGCATTCAATAGCTCATTCAGCGGCCGCTGCAGCCAACACGCCCCAGGTAGCCaacgccgctgctgctgcttatGCTGCACGTTTGGGTGCTACAGGTGCAGCCACTCAATCACCATCCGCTGCAGCTGCTGCATCCATAGCCGCCGCGGCAAATGCAGCAGCTGCAGTCAATGCGGCTGGTACCGCTTTACACGGATTCACACC cGTCTACTACGATCCCTTCCTAGCAGCTGCTGCAGCTTCCGCTGATCCGAATCTGCGATTCCag cGCCGCACTGTGACAACGCTAAACAGTTCCCCACATACGATCAACCGCATTCCGGTACCACAAAACGTTTTG GCTACAGCTCCGCTTCTAAAGACTCCACTGTCACAAGCACAGCAGGCGTACGCAACAGCCGCCACCACATACACAGCGGTGGCCGCTAGGGCGGCATATGGCGCTGCAGCCGCCGCTGCACAGCCGGCTTTAGCCGGTTACGCTACTGTTGCTGG ATATGCAACAAGAGAGTATGCGGACCCCTATTTAGGACATGGAATCGGACCAGTGCCCGGCTATGGT GCAACTATGTATCGTGGTGGATTCAATCGATTTGCACCTTATTAG
- the LOC120777589 gene encoding RNA binding protein fox-1 homolog 2-like isoform X8, translated as MSTVDLNGSISIMEYRQRQHVVQAGVAPFPGAPTGYPSSGAQVGVANPDNLSMGVAAIKADQVSQMKTESGAQISGSTNAAASTSGVQLYMQQKKTNLPTVTSQFNGCNVSITSPSTVTTTPEVVMNSPLLSGIPAQQHNGGLGIALSNGLSPVLNGYENNHQQMQQQQLKLLHHRSGIHHAHQQPQSQTQSQPSAPTSTPTTTLTITSSQPPPQSIVLSSVLIQNDPELNVTQQQMQQQQQCNANSSSGGSGSGNSTITSISNNSGTVGSTVTATTSNSINSCISNQNQPVNGNSVASGVVSSGDIATTANGASTSSPTITPGNSDDLLGSTHQQQLITGMGGSPAAVGTAATSTTSTSVASGALVSTSTTTNVANTGLLPTIMSTPQMVSGSVDSGSVVSPLVSGASTSQVIACLNAVGVGTSGGIMTSAVSSTPVATSLTSALVPLNQQQQQQTIIDSKNQPKRLHVSNIPFRFRDPDLRAMFGQFGTILDVEIIFNERGSKGFGFVTFANSNDAERARERLHGTVVEGRKIEVNNATARVQTKKVTAVPNVVLTKDGAVPAPALVCVQWPEGYRLPVTWPFVGAPIGASAIAPMPAGAATAATSLTPGMSPIILATRESTPRRSVYYDPFLAAAAASADPNLRFQAAKPVAEVPAAQPAAILNRRTVTTLNSSPHTINRIPVPQNVLATAPLLKTPLSQAQQAYATAATTYTAVAARAAYGAAAAAAQPALAGYATVAGYATREYADPYLGHGIGPVPGYGATMYRGGFNRFAPY; from the exons CACGTGGTGCAGGCCGGTGTTGCGCCATTTCCAGGCGCTCCTACTGGCTACCCATCAAGCGGTGCACAGGTAGGCGTTGCCAATCCTGACAATCTATCTATGGGAGTTGCGGCCATCAAAGCTGACCAGGTGTCACAAATGAAGACTGAGAGTGGAGCGCAGATCTCAGGAAGTACAAATGCAGCCGCGTCAACCTCTGGTGTGCAGCTTTACATGCAACAGAAGAAA ACAAATCTGCCAACGGTGACATCGCAGTTCAACGGCTGCAATGTTTCCATCACATCACCTTCAACAGTAACGACGACGCCAGAGGTAGTTATGAATTCGCCTTTGTTAAGCGGTATTCCGGCGCAACAGCATAATGGCGGACTTGGGATTGCGCTTAGCAATGGATTGTCGCCCGTCCTTAATGGTTACGAAAACAATCACCAACAgatgcaacagcagcaattgAAATTGCTACATCACCGATCTGGTATCCACCATGCGCACCAACAACCACAGTCGCAAACGCAGTCACAACCATCGGCGCCAACGTCGACGCCAACGACAACATTGACGATTACGTCATCACAACCGCCACCGCAAAGTATTGTTCTA TCTTCAGTATTGATCCAAAATGATCCTGAGCTGAATGTTACTcagcaacaaatgcaacaacaacaacaatgcaatgcAAATAGCTCCAGTGGAGGGTCCGGTAGTGGAAACAGCACTATTACGTCGATTTCCAACAATTCTGGAACAGTAGGATCTACAGTCACAGCCACGACTAGCAACAGTATAAATAGTTGCATAAGTAATCAGAACCAACCTGTAAACGGAAACAGTGTAGCCAGTGGAGTAGTCTCGTCAGGGGATATAGCCACTACCGCGAATGGCGCCTCCACATCCTCACCCACCATCACACCTGGAAACTCAGATGATTTGCTAGGAAGCACCCACCAACAACAGCTTATTACTGGAATGGGAGGGAGTCCAGCCGCTGTCGGCACTGCGGCAACCTCTACCACCTCTACGTCAGTTGCTTCCGGAGCACTAGTCTCAACAAGCACTACTACTAATGTCGCCAACACTGGTTTGTTACCTACTATTATGTCCACCCCACAGATGGTTTCCGGCTCAGTTGACTCTGGCTCGGTAGTGTCGCCATTGGTAAGCGGAGCGAGCACTTCTCAGGTCATCGCCTGTCTCAACGCGGTTGGTGTTGGCACAAGTGGTGGAATCATGACTTCTGCCGTATCATCGACTCCAGTTGCCACTAGTCTCACTTCGGCCCTAGTTCCATTaaatcaacagcaacagcaacaaactaTCATTGATTccaaaaatcaaccgaaacgTTTACACGTTTCGAATATTCCATTTCGATTCCGTGATCCTGACCTACGCGCTATGTTTGGG CAATTTGGAACTATATTGGATGTGGAAATCATTTTCAATGAACGCGGCAGTAAG GGCTTTGGCTTTGTAACGTTCGCAAATAGCAACGACGCTGAACGAGCTCGCGAACGTCTTCACGGCACTGTGGTTGAGGGACGTAAAATCGAG GTGAATAACGCTACAGCTCGAGTACAAACCAAAAAAGTAACTGCTGTTCCAAATG TTGTACTGACAAAAGACGGTGCCGTACCGGCCCCAGCTCTAG TGTGTGTTCAATGGCCGGAAG GATACCGTTTGCCAGTTACTTGGCCTTTTGTCGGCGCACCAATTGGAGCGTCTGCGATAGCACCAATGCCGGCTGGAgccgcaacagcagcaacatctCTAACCCCTGGAATGTCACCTATTATACTCGCAACTCGAGAATCTACACCGAGACGAAG cGTCTACTACGATCCCTTCCTAGCAGCTGCTGCAGCTTCCGCTGATCCGAATCTGCGATTCCag GCAGCCAAACCGGTCGCAGAAGTTCCAGCCGCACAGCCAGCAGCcatattaaat cGCCGCACTGTGACAACGCTAAACAGTTCCCCACATACGATCAACCGCATTCCGGTACCACAAAACGTTTTG GCTACAGCTCCGCTTCTAAAGACTCCACTGTCACAAGCACAGCAGGCGTACGCAACAGCCGCCACCACATACACAGCGGTGGCCGCTAGGGCGGCATATGGCGCTGCAGCCGCCGCTGCACAGCCGGCTTTAGCCGGTTACGCTACTGTTGCTGG ATATGCAACAAGAGAGTATGCGGACCCCTATTTAGGACATGGAATCGGACCAGTGCCCGGCTATGGT GCAACTATGTATCGTGGTGGATTCAATCGATTTGCACCTTATTAG